In Phaeobacter piscinae, one genomic interval encodes:
- the panC gene encoding pantoate--beta-alanine ligase — protein MTAPILRRLSDLRALHSDWRREGARIGLVPTMGALHEGHLSLVAAAKAACDRVIVTIFVNPKQFNNAEDLAKYPRTELADAEKLAPYGVDAIYVPDPDQIYPEGYATTVSVAGLTDVLEGEFRPGHFDGVATVVAKLFLQSGADAAFFGEKDYQQLMVVTRMARDLDIPITVQGCATVREASGLAMSSRNLRLSPEALGKAGQLYPVLRDLADQLRAGAVFDDILPAAKARLAKAGFGDLEYLDLRCAETLAPLSRPDRPARLLVAAWLDGIRLIDNISVDQLND, from the coding sequence ATGACTGCCCCGATTCTGCGCCGCCTGAGCGATCTGCGCGCGTTGCATTCCGACTGGCGCCGCGAGGGTGCCCGTATTGGCCTGGTGCCCACCATGGGCGCGCTGCACGAGGGGCATCTGTCGCTGGTCGCTGCGGCCAAGGCGGCCTGCGACCGGGTCATCGTCACGATTTTTGTGAACCCCAAGCAGTTCAACAACGCCGAGGATCTGGCGAAATACCCCCGTACGGAACTGGCGGATGCAGAGAAACTGGCCCCCTACGGTGTCGATGCGATTTATGTGCCCGATCCCGATCAGATCTACCCGGAGGGCTACGCGACCACTGTGTCGGTGGCGGGGCTGACTGATGTGCTGGAGGGCGAGTTTCGCCCCGGTCATTTCGACGGGGTGGCCACGGTGGTGGCCAAGCTGTTCCTGCAAAGCGGTGCGGATGCGGCGTTTTTTGGCGAGAAAGACTATCAGCAGCTGATGGTGGTTACCCGTATGGCGCGGGATCTGGACATTCCGATCACCGTGCAGGGCTGCGCCACCGTGCGCGAGGCCTCTGGCCTGGCCATGTCGTCGCGCAATTTGCGGCTCTCGCCTGAGGCGCTGGGCAAGGCGGGGCAGCTTTATCCGGTGCTGCGGGATCTGGCCGATCAGTTACGGGCAGGGGCGGTGTTTGACGACATTCTTCCGGCGGCCAAGGCGCGTCTGGCAAAGGCCGGGTTTGGCGATCTGGAATATCTGGACCTGCGCTGCGCCGAAACGCTGGCGCCGCTGTCGCGGCCTGATCGTCCGGCCCGCCTGCTGGTCGCGGCATGGCTGGATGGCATCAGGTTGATCGACAATATCTCGGTTGATCAACTAAATGATTAG
- the glpK gene encoding glycerol kinase GlpK, translating to MTYILAIDQGTTSTRAILFDDKMQAQGSAQQEFAQHFPQAGWVEHDPEDLWSTTLDVCRKVMAEQGVTAAEIAGIGITNQRETTVVWDRHTGKPIHNAIVWQDRRTSAICEELRAAGHEDSVRQKTGLLLDPYFSGTKLKWILDTVPEARARAEAGDLLFGTVDSFLIWRLTGGASHVTDATNAARTLMYDIRKGRWSSEICGFLGVPRDMLPEVKDCAADFGTTKAEFLGGEIAILGVAGDQQAATIGQACFQPGMMKSTYGTGCFALLNTGDTPVVSQNRMLTTIAYQLEGAPTYALEGSIFIAGAAVQWLRDGLGIIGSAQESGALARNADPGQDVILVPAFTGLGAPYWKPDCRGGMFGLTRNSGPAEFARAALQSVAYQTRDLWEAMRADWDGDSLVTLRVDGGMSASNWTMQSLADLLGAAVDRPVMQETTALGAAWLAGMRAGVYPDQAGFAATWALDQQFTPEMDEDRRSAAYARWKRAVEAVIGV from the coding sequence ATGACGTATATTCTGGCGATAGATCAGGGCACAACCTCGACCAGAGCGATCCTGTTTGATGATAAGATGCAGGCGCAGGGCTCGGCCCAGCAGGAGTTCGCCCAGCATTTTCCGCAGGCGGGCTGGGTGGAGCATGACCCGGAGGATCTGTGGTCCACAACGCTGGATGTCTGCCGCAAGGTGATGGCAGAGCAGGGCGTTACGGCGGCGGAGATTGCCGGGATCGGCATCACCAACCAGCGCGAAACCACGGTGGTCTGGGATCGTCATACCGGCAAGCCGATCCACAATGCGATTGTCTGGCAGGACCGGCGCACCAGCGCCATCTGCGAAGAGCTGCGGGCCGCCGGGCATGAGGACAGCGTGCGGCAGAAAACCGGCCTGCTGCTGGATCCCTATTTCTCTGGCACCAAGCTGAAATGGATTCTGGACACGGTGCCGGAGGCGCGCGCGCGGGCTGAGGCCGGGGATCTGCTGTTTGGCACTGTCGACAGTTTCCTGATCTGGCGCCTTACGGGCGGCGCGTCGCATGTGACCGATGCGACCAATGCCGCGCGGACGCTGATGTATGACATTCGCAAGGGCCGTTGGAGCAGCGAGATTTGTGGCTTCCTCGGCGTGCCGCGCGATATGCTGCCGGAGGTGAAGGACTGCGCTGCTGATTTCGGCACCACCAAGGCTGAGTTTCTGGGCGGCGAGATTGCCATTCTGGGGGTGGCTGGCGATCAGCAGGCCGCCACCATTGGACAGGCCTGTTTCCAGCCGGGGATGATGAAATCGACCTATGGCACGGGCTGTTTTGCGCTGCTGAACACCGGCGATACGCCGGTTGTGTCGCAAAACCGGATGTTGACCACCATCGCCTATCAGCTGGAGGGCGCGCCGACCTATGCGCTTGAGGGCTCGATCTTTATCGCGGGTGCGGCGGTGCAATGGCTGCGCGATGGGCTTGGCATTATCGGCTCAGCGCAGGAAAGCGGTGCCCTGGCGCGCAATGCCGATCCAGGTCAGGACGTCATTCTTGTGCCGGCCTTTACCGGGCTGGGCGCGCCGTATTGGAAGCCGGATTGCCGGGGCGGCATGTTTGGTCTGACCCGTAATTCAGGACCGGCGGAATTTGCCCGGGCGGCACTGCAAAGCGTGGCCTATCAGACCCGCGACCTGTGGGAAGCGATGCGGGCGGATTGGGACGGTGACAGTTTGGTGACCCTGCGGGTGGATGGCGGCATGAGCGCCAGCAACTGGACCATGCAGAGCCTTGCGGACCTGTTGGGCGCCGCGGTGGATCGTCCGGTGATGCAGGAAACCACCGCGCTGGGTGCGGCCTGGCTGGCGGGGATGCGGGCGGGGGTCTACCCGGATCAGGCGGGCTTTGCCGCGACCTGGGCGCTGGATCAGCAGTTCACCCCTGAGATGGATGAGGATCGCCGCAGCGCTGCCTATGCGCGTTGGAAGCGCGCGGTTGAGGCTGTGATCGGGGTCTGA
- a CDS encoding flavin-dependent oxidoreductase, giving the protein MTVMIAGAGIAGLTLGLTLHELGVPFHIYEATETLKPMGVGINLQPNAVRELFDLGLEAELSAIGVRTRRLGFYSKLGKTIWEEPRGEAAGYSWPQFSVHRGALQMMLYHALLARAGSSVITTGARATGYDTSDQGACLHLENGRSAHGDLLIAADGIHSAIRAQMYPDEGAPIWNGRILWRATTFAPAFHGGAAMAMIGHDQLRLVAYPISAPDDTGTATINWIAEKQFDPSAHWNRESWNRAADIRDFLPDFANWRFDWIDVPALINGAKIVYEYPMVDRDPLPRWQDGPVSLMGDAAHPTYPVGSNGASQAIVDARLIGAQMLAHGVTPQALSTYEAAVRPVTTAVALANRAGGGPDGVLQQVETLCGGDFSDIGEVIPQAELAAHAAKYKSIAGFSIEELNARPRTIPAGTRLT; this is encoded by the coding sequence ATGACGGTGATGATTGCAGGCGCAGGGATCGCCGGGCTGACACTTGGCCTCACCCTGCACGAATTGGGCGTGCCCTTTCACATCTATGAGGCCACAGAAACGCTGAAGCCGATGGGCGTCGGCATCAATCTGCAACCCAATGCGGTGCGCGAACTCTTTGATCTGGGGCTTGAGGCCGAGCTCTCCGCCATTGGTGTGCGCACCCGGCGCCTGGGATTTTACTCCAAGCTGGGCAAGACCATCTGGGAGGAACCGCGCGGCGAGGCCGCAGGCTACAGCTGGCCGCAGTTTTCCGTCCATCGCGGCGCGTTGCAGATGATGCTTTATCACGCGCTGCTGGCGCGCGCAGGCAGCAGCGTCATCACAACAGGTGCGCGCGCCACCGGCTACGACACCTCGGATCAGGGCGCCTGCCTGCATCTGGAGAATGGCCGTTCGGCCCATGGTGATCTGCTGATCGCCGCCGATGGGATACATTCCGCCATCCGCGCTCAGATGTACCCGGATGAGGGCGCGCCGATCTGGAATGGCCGCATCCTCTGGCGCGCCACCACCTTTGCCCCCGCCTTTCACGGCGGCGCGGCCATGGCGATGATCGGCCATGACCAACTGCGCCTTGTCGCCTATCCTATCAGCGCGCCAGACGATACAGGCACCGCCACCATCAACTGGATTGCGGAAAAACAGTTCGACCCATCCGCGCACTGGAACCGTGAAAGCTGGAACCGCGCCGCCGACATCCGTGATTTCCTGCCTGATTTTGCCAATTGGCGTTTTGACTGGATTGATGTCCCCGCGCTGATCAACGGGGCAAAGATCGTCTACGAATACCCTATGGTGGATCGCGACCCGCTGCCCCGCTGGCAGGATGGGCCTGTCAGCCTGATGGGGGACGCCGCCCATCCAACCTATCCGGTGGGTTCCAACGGTGCCAGCCAAGCCATCGTTGATGCCCGCCTCATTGGCGCGCAGATGCTGGCCCATGGCGTCACACCCCAGGCCCTGAGCACCTATGAGGCAGCGGTCCGCCCGGTGACAACCGCCGTCGCCTTGGCCAATCGCGCAGGCGGCGGCCCCGACGGCGTGCTGCAACAGGTCGAAACCCTCTGCGGGGGTGATTTCAGCGATATAGGCGAGGTAATCCCTCAGGCGGAGCTGGCCGCCCACGCCGCAAAATACAAATCCATCGCCGGCTTCTCGATTGAGGAGCTGAACGCCCGCCCGCGCACCATACCCGCAGGCACCCGCCTGACCTAA
- the idi gene encoding isopentenyl-diphosphate Delta-isomerase, with protein sequence MTHKIPAWVNGTLTPVDKLAAHEQGLKHKAVSVFVVKGGEILMQRRALGKYHTPGLWANTCCTHPQWGEASSACAVRRMEEELGITGLYPEFRHHLEYRADVGNGLIEHEVVDVFLAHAHRAPDLAPNPEEVMETRWVDYHDLLAEVQRHPDRFTPWLKIYLNSYSDVIFGPDLSLGSNEDG encoded by the coding sequence ATGACCCACAAGATTCCCGCCTGGGTGAATGGCACCCTGACGCCGGTTGATAAGCTGGCCGCCCATGAACAGGGGCTGAAGCACAAGGCCGTCTCGGTCTTTGTGGTGAAGGGCGGCGAAATCCTGATGCAACGCCGCGCGCTCGGCAAATATCACACCCCCGGGCTCTGGGCGAACACCTGCTGCACCCACCCGCAATGGGGGGAGGCCTCCTCGGCCTGTGCGGTCCGCCGTATGGAAGAGGAACTCGGCATCACCGGGCTTTATCCTGAGTTCCGCCACCATCTGGAATACCGCGCCGATGTCGGCAACGGGCTGATCGAACATGAGGTGGTGGATGTCTTTCTCGCCCATGCGCACCGCGCGCCGGATCTCGCACCCAACCCCGAAGAAGTGATGGAGACCCGCTGGGTCGACTATCACGACCTTCTGGCCGAGGTGCAGCGCCACCCCGATCGCTTCACCCCCTGGCTCAAGATCTATCTCAACAGCTACTCCGACGTGATCTTTGGCCCCGACCTCAGCCTCGGCAGCAATGAGGACGGGTAG
- a CDS encoding c-type cytochrome: MKLLTAVATLGLMAAPAFAEGDADKGEKGFNKCKSCHMVVSDSGDVIIKGGKTGPNLWGVVGRTAGTYEGYKYGKDMVAAGEAGLAWDEASFTAYTADPKAFLRDYLGDKKAKSKMSFRLKKGAEDIYAFLAMHGPADAADADGEATTEETATN; the protein is encoded by the coding sequence ATGAAACTTCTGACTGCTGTAGCGACCTTGGGCCTGATGGCGGCCCCTGCCTTTGCCGAAGGCGATGCCGACAAGGGCGAAAAGGGCTTCAACAAATGCAAATCCTGCCACATGGTTGTCTCCGACAGCGGTGACGTGATCATCAAGGGCGGCAAGACCGGCCCGAACCTCTGGGGCGTCGTCGGCCGCACCGCCGGCACCTATGAGGGCTACAAATACGGCAAGGACATGGTCGCCGCCGGCGAAGCAGGCCTGGCCTGGGACGAAGCCTCCTTCACCGCCTATACCGCCGACCCCAAAGCCTTCTTGCGCGACTATCTCGGCGACAAGAAAGCCAAGTCCAAAATGTCCTTCCGCCTGAAGAAAGGCGCCGAAGACATCTACGCGTTCCTTGCAATGCACGGTCCTGCTGATGCCGCCGACGCCGATGGCGAGGCCACTACGGAAGAGACCGCAACCAACTGA
- a CDS encoding P1 family peptidase, translating into MHPGPLNLITDVPGLKVGNAEDRQLKSGTTVLTADQPFTAGVHVMGGAPGTRETDLLAPDKSVAQIDALVLSGGSAFGLDACSGVVAGLRAAGRGFAVGPARVPIVPGAILFDLLNGGDKDWPDNPYPALGRAAYEAADHQFALGTAGAGTGALAARVKGGLGSASFVLPDGTTVGALVAANPLGSVTTPGDRHFWAAPFEIDGEFGGAGVDPASGFTTPAPSLKLASMQKLAADAAIPAEGSNTTIAIVATDAPLTKSQCQRLAIAAHDGIGRAIVPAHSPGDGDLVFAVSTSDPGAAITGGEHGADLGEIGHAAALCLSRAIARAAALARPEPGDLLPCWQEI; encoded by the coding sequence ATGCACCCCGGCCCCCTGAACCTGATCACCGATGTGCCCGGCCTCAAGGTCGGCAACGCCGAGGACCGGCAGTTGAAATCCGGCACGACGGTGCTGACTGCCGATCAGCCCTTCACCGCCGGGGTTCATGTCATGGGCGGAGCGCCGGGGACACGCGAAACCGATCTGCTGGCGCCGGACAAATCCGTCGCCCAGATTGATGCGCTGGTACTATCGGGCGGGTCCGCCTTCGGGCTGGATGCCTGCTCCGGTGTGGTTGCGGGGCTGCGCGCTGCCGGGCGCGGCTTTGCGGTTGGACCCGCCCGCGTGCCTATTGTGCCGGGTGCCATCCTCTTTGATCTGCTGAATGGCGGCGACAAGGACTGGCCCGACAATCCCTATCCCGCCCTCGGCCGCGCCGCCTATGAGGCTGCAGACCACCAGTTTGCGCTTGGCACCGCCGGGGCGGGCACCGGCGCCCTCGCCGCGCGGGTGAAGGGTGGGCTTGGGTCGGCCTCCTTTGTGCTGCCGGATGGCACCACGGTGGGCGCCCTGGTGGCGGCCAATCCGCTTGGCTCCGTCACCACGCCGGGGGATCGCCATTTCTGGGCCGCCCCTTTTGAGATCGACGGCGAATTCGGCGGCGCGGGTGTGGATCCCGCCTCCGGCTTCACCACCCCCGCCCCCAGCCTGAAACTCGCCTCAATGCAGAAGCTGGCCGCCGACGCCGCGATCCCGGCAGAGGGCAGCAACACCACCATCGCCATCGTCGCCACCGATGCGCCGTTGACGAAATCGCAATGCCAGCGCCTTGCCATTGCCGCCCATGACGGGATCGGGCGGGCGATTGTTCCGGCCCATTCCCCCGGCGACGGCGATCTTGTGTTTGCCGTCAGCACCAGCGATCCGGGTGCGGCAATCACCGGTGGGGAACACGGCGCTGATCTTGGCGAAATCGGCCACGCCGCCGCCCTCTGCCTCAGCCGCGCCATTGCCCGCGCCGCCGCCTTGGCCCGCCCAGAGCCCGGTGACCTGCTGCCCTGCTGGCAGGAGATTTGA
- a CDS encoding SDR family oxidoreductase, with product MRLAGKCAIVTGGASGFGAGITTKFLAEGARVMIADINGDAAAAVATDACETYGADRAIAQTVDVSDRGSVDQMAQAALNHFGQVDILVNNAGISHLPTPLEDVSEDDFDRVFAVNMKSVYLTARALVPHMKSRQSGAILNVASTAGISPRPNLNWYNASKGWMITATRTMAVELAASGVRVNAINPVAGETPLLKTFMGEDTPEVRAKFLSTIPIGRFSTPEDMGNAACYLCSDEASMVTGVALEVDGGRCI from the coding sequence ATGCGGCTGGCAGGAAAATGCGCCATTGTAACCGGCGGGGCCTCGGGCTTTGGCGCCGGCATCACCACCAAATTCCTGGCAGAGGGCGCTCGGGTGATGATTGCGGATATCAATGGCGACGCCGCCGCCGCAGTTGCGACGGACGCTTGCGAAACCTATGGAGCAGATCGGGCCATCGCCCAGACCGTCGATGTCTCTGACCGCGGTTCAGTGGATCAGATGGCGCAGGCAGCGCTCAATCACTTTGGCCAGGTCGATATTCTGGTGAACAACGCCGGTATCAGCCACCTGCCCACCCCGCTCGAAGATGTCAGCGAAGACGACTTCGATCGCGTCTTTGCGGTGAATATGAAATCGGTCTATCTCACCGCCCGCGCGCTGGTGCCGCATATGAAATCCCGCCAGTCCGGCGCGATCCTCAACGTCGCCTCCACTGCCGGCATTTCTCCGCGCCCGAACCTCAACTGGTACAATGCCTCCAAGGGCTGGATGATCACCGCCACCCGCACCATGGCAGTGGAACTTGCTGCGTCAGGCGTCCGCGTCAATGCCATCAACCCGGTTGCGGGCGAAACCCCACTGCTGAAAACCTTCATGGGGGAGGACACGCCAGAGGTGCGCGCGAAATTCCTCTCCACCATCCCCATCGGGCGCTTCTCCACTCCGGAGGATATGGGAAATGCCGCCTGCTATCTCTGTTCGGATGAGGCCAGCATGGTCACCGGCGTTGCCCTGGAAGTAGACGGCGGCCGCTGCATCTGA
- the arfB gene encoding alternative ribosome rescue aminoacyl-tRNA hydrolase ArfB, giving the protein MLRITDTIALQDWELTESFMRASGPGGQNVNKVSSAVELRFEAARSPALTPAVKSRLKRLAGRRWTKDGAIILQCDETRSQQRNRDLVRERLAELVRQALVPPKRRIATKPTRGSVRRRLDAKRQRSDVKATRGKIDLD; this is encoded by the coding sequence ATGTTGCGTATCACCGACACCATCGCCCTGCAGGACTGGGAACTGACCGAAAGCTTCATGCGCGCCTCCGGCCCCGGCGGGCAGAACGTGAACAAGGTCTCCTCAGCTGTTGAACTGCGATTCGAGGCCGCACGCTCTCCGGCGCTGACGCCTGCGGTGAAGTCCCGCCTGAAACGACTGGCCGGGCGCCGCTGGACCAAGGATGGCGCCATCATCCTGCAATGCGACGAAACCCGCTCGCAGCAACGCAATCGCGATCTGGTCCGTGAGCGGCTGGCCGAGCTGGTCCGTCAGGCTCTGGTCCCGCCAAAACGCCGCATCGCCACCAAACCCACACGCGGCTCTGTGCGTCGCCGCCTTGATGCCAAACGCCAGCGCAGTGATGTCAAAGCGACGCGCGGTAAGATCGACCTCGACTAA
- a CDS encoding queuosine precursor transporter — translation MTRSYLPGILAMAAVVVASNILVQFLFGQWLTWGAFTYPIAFLVTDVTNRVYGTGPARRVVLAGFVVGVICSLIGTQIMGEFGPLVTLRIAVASGLAFLTAQLLDVSIFAALRNGAWWRAPLASTLIGASVDTALFFSIAFSGALVWLEPGNDVSWAGEMLPILGTGPVAPLWVSLAVADWGVKVSLALLALVPFRLIVARLTRAKAAAN, via the coding sequence ATGACACGCTCTTATCTTCCTGGCATTCTTGCCATGGCCGCCGTTGTGGTGGCCTCCAACATTCTGGTGCAATTCCTGTTCGGCCAATGGCTGACTTGGGGCGCCTTCACCTACCCCATCGCCTTTCTCGTCACTGACGTGACCAACCGCGTCTACGGCACCGGCCCCGCCCGCCGGGTGGTGCTGGCCGGTTTTGTCGTCGGCGTCATCTGCTCGCTGATCGGGACGCAGATCATGGGCGAATTCGGCCCGCTGGTGACCCTGCGCATCGCCGTTGCCTCTGGTCTCGCGTTCCTCACCGCACAGCTGCTGGATGTCTCGATCTTTGCTGCCCTGCGCAATGGCGCCTGGTGGCGTGCGCCGCTCGCCTCCACCCTGATCGGGGCCTCCGTTGATACTGCGCTGTTCTTCAGCATCGCGTTTTCCGGCGCGCTGGTCTGGCTGGAACCCGGCAATGACGTCAGCTGGGCCGGAGAAATGCTGCCGATTCTCGGCACTGGTCCTGTCGCCCCGCTCTGGGTCTCGCTCGCGGTGGCCGACTGGGGTGTAAAGGTCAGTCTGGCGCTGCTGGCTCTGGTGCCTTTCCGCCTGATCGTGGCCCGCCTGACCCGCGCCAAGGCGGCAGCCAACTGA
- a CDS encoding esterase-like activity of phytase family protein — translation MRRRSAIKLSLGVATALGLALTALVAYRPVASAAQPGGAQFIAAYRWTHPAKWFGGFSALSLSADGRQMTVVSDRATIVTARIERSPEAMQPIKAVTPTEAHRLRASDGALLRGRIVDAEGLAVARDGTLFISFEGVSRVARHRRGDSRAEVLPRPKAFRRLPLNKALEALAIDTRGHLYTLPERALTKSGDIPVWRWNGTRWDRPFVLPSRGNFLPVGADFGPDGRFYLLERNFGLIGFRSRLRRWDLTPDGISGEVTLLETGLGLHDNLEGVSIWRDQSGALRATMVSDDNFKSLQRTELVEYRLPD, via the coding sequence ATGCGCCGTCGTTCTGCAATCAAACTGAGCCTCGGCGTCGCAACCGCCCTTGGCCTCGCCCTGACCGCGCTGGTGGCCTATCGCCCTGTCGCCTCCGCCGCCCAGCCCGGCGGGGCGCAGTTCATTGCGGCCTATCGCTGGACCCACCCTGCCAAATGGTTCGGCGGGTTCTCGGCGCTCTCCCTGTCAGCGGACGGGCGGCAGATGACCGTGGTCAGCGACCGTGCCACCATCGTCACCGCCCGGATTGAGCGCAGCCCGGAGGCGATGCAACCGATCAAGGCGGTGACCCCGACCGAAGCCCACCGGCTGCGCGCCTCCGATGGCGCGCTCCTGCGCGGGCGCATCGTCGATGCCGAAGGTCTGGCCGTGGCGCGCGACGGCACTCTGTTCATCTCCTTTGAGGGGGTCTCGCGCGTGGCCCGCCACCGCCGGGGCGACAGCCGCGCCGAGGTCCTGCCGCGCCCCAAGGCGTTCCGCCGCCTGCCTCTGAACAAGGCGCTTGAAGCCCTGGCCATCGACACCAGGGGCCATCTCTACACCCTGCCAGAACGTGCCTTGACCAAATCAGGTGATATTCCGGTCTGGCGTTGGAACGGGACCCGCTGGGATCGCCCTTTCGTGCTGCCCAGCCGGGGCAATTTCCTGCCCGTGGGGGCGGATTTCGGGCCTGACGGGCGCTTCTACCTCTTGGAACGCAACTTCGGCCTGATCGGGTTTCGCAGCCGTCTGCGGCGGTGGGATCTCACGCCGGATGGCATCAGCGGTGAGGTTACCTTGCTGGAAACCGGCCTTGGGCTGCACGACAATCTGGAAGGCGTGTCGATCTGGCGCGATCAAAGCGGCGCGCTGCGTGCCACCATGGTCTCCGACGACAATTTCAAATCGCTGCAACGCACCGAACTGGTGGAATACCGGCTGCCTGACTAG
- the mepA gene encoding penicillin-insensitive murein endopeptidase, with translation MKFSRYITLTALLLTACGPAGDSRSPTVNPVVSRSADTGVPAKQLFGAKRSGSAQKPAPHGSYAKGCVAGAEQLPQTGPTWQAMRLSRNRNWGHPETIDFIKDLSRVAARQSGWNGLYVGDISQPRGGPMLSGHRSHQMGMDADIWMLPAKRLDLSVAEREKISSISLRRAKGAYTNSNWTPQHHAILRAAAKDDRVARIFVFPGAKVQMCNDEKGNRDWLRKIRPWYGHHYHFHVRLKCPPGARGCVNQDPPPRGDGCDDARQWVKDILSPPPPKPRDPNAPKPKPRRDYTLSDLPQQCAVVLQSN, from the coding sequence TTGAAGTTCAGTCGATACATCACCCTCACCGCCCTCCTGTTAACCGCCTGCGGCCCCGCCGGAGACAGCCGCTCGCCCACCGTAAACCCGGTGGTCAGCCGCTCTGCCGACACCGGCGTGCCCGCAAAACAGCTGTTCGGGGCCAAGCGTAGCGGCTCAGCCCAGAAACCTGCGCCGCATGGCTCCTACGCCAAGGGCTGCGTCGCAGGCGCGGAACAGCTGCCCCAGACCGGTCCCACCTGGCAGGCCATGCGCCTGTCCCGAAATCGCAACTGGGGCCATCCCGAAACCATCGACTTCATCAAGGATCTGAGCCGTGTCGCCGCCCGCCAGAGCGGCTGGAACGGGCTTTATGTCGGCGACATCAGCCAGCCACGCGGCGGGCCGATGCTGTCGGGCCACCGCAGCCATCAGATGGGCATGGATGCCGATATCTGGATGCTGCCGGCGAAGCGCCTCGATCTGTCCGTGGCCGAACGCGAGAAGATCTCCTCGATCTCTCTGCGCCGGGCGAAGGGCGCCTATACCAATTCCAACTGGACCCCCCAGCATCACGCCATCCTGCGCGCCGCCGCCAAGGATGATCGCGTCGCCCGGATCTTCGTCTTTCCGGGCGCCAAGGTGCAGATGTGCAACGACGAGAAAGGCAACCGGGATTGGCTGCGTAAAATCCGGCCCTGGTATGGCCACCACTACCACTTCCATGTGCGCCTGAAATGCCCGCCCGGTGCCCGCGGCTGCGTCAATCAGGATCCACCGCCCCGCGGTGATGGCTGCGATGATGCCCGCCAATGGGTGAAGGACATCCTGAGCCCACCACCCCCAAAACCCCGCGACCCCAATGCGCCCAAGCCCAAGCCCCGGCGTGACTACACCCTATCGGATCTGCCACAGCAATGCGCCGTCGTTCTGCAATCAAACTGA